A stretch of Bradyrhizobium diazoefficiens DNA encodes these proteins:
- a CDS encoding LacI family DNA-binding transcriptional regulator, with amino-acid sequence MRGPTIIDIAREANVGVATVDRVLNDRGGVRIALAERIIKAAKKLKYRDRRSGPHRGIIRIEVLLVQPELEIFYADLNTTFQRISATLDPTILVHRTFAREDDIAAVARHIAKPPLRRSGLIVLAPDHPKIAESIRQVRMSGVEVVQMLTGSAGDDVPYIGIDNYAAGRTAAYYMSRMLQGRRGTLLAMCHSGAYRAHRERIRGFSDYLTQHTNSDHSFDLVIFGHDDNLLSAERLTDALRDDDRVIGLYTVGAGREGIASVLKAHPVKIFWIGHALTQTTAKCLRSGLMDICIDGAQEAHARRSLDTVLRRLGLIEVDVSSAPVQFLTITAQNLSCSI; translated from the coding sequence TTGAGGGGACCGACGATCATAGACATTGCGCGTGAGGCGAATGTCGGCGTCGCAACCGTAGATCGCGTTCTCAACGACCGCGGCGGTGTGAGGATCGCGCTTGCCGAAAGAATCATCAAGGCCGCAAAGAAGCTAAAATATCGCGACCGGCGATCAGGACCCCACCGCGGCATCATTCGCATTGAGGTGCTTCTGGTTCAGCCGGAACTCGAGATTTTTTATGCCGACCTCAACACCACTTTCCAGCGGATTTCGGCCACCTTGGACCCAACTATTCTGGTGCACCGGACGTTCGCTCGCGAGGACGATATTGCCGCCGTCGCCCGACATATTGCAAAGCCTCCCCTTCGCCGGTCTGGTCTCATCGTTCTGGCTCCAGACCATCCCAAGATTGCCGAGAGCATCCGCCAAGTCCGCATGTCGGGCGTGGAAGTCGTACAGATGCTTACGGGAAGTGCAGGCGATGACGTGCCCTATATCGGCATCGACAACTACGCCGCGGGAAGAACTGCGGCCTACTATATGTCGCGGATGCTGCAGGGACGTCGCGGCACTTTGCTCGCCATGTGCCACAGCGGAGCCTATCGGGCGCATCGGGAGCGCATACGCGGCTTCTCCGATTATCTGACCCAGCACACGAACAGTGATCACAGTTTCGACCTCGTCATTTTTGGACATGACGACAATTTGCTTTCAGCAGAGAGGCTGACGGACGCTTTGCGTGACGACGATCGCGTTATCGGGTTGTACACTGTCGGCGCTGGACGAGAGGGAATCGCGTCGGTCTTGAAGGCTCATCCGGTCAAGATATTCTGGATCGGACACGCGCTTACTCAAACCACAGCAAAATGTCTCCGTTCCGGCTTGATGGACATCTGCATCGACGGGGCGCAGGAGGCCCATGCGCGCCGATCGCTTGATACGGTGCTTCGCCGTCTCGGGCTGATCGAGGTGGATGTGAGCAGCGCCCCTGTCCAGTTTCTCACCATCACCGCGCAGAATCTTTCGTGCAGCATCTGA
- a CDS encoding aldehyde dehydrogenase family protein, producing MTNNYIAGEWLPAAEASANINPSNTNDVVGEYARASAAETERAIDAAYEAFPAWSRSTIQTRHDILKAAGDEIHARKDELGRLLSREEGKTLPEGIGEVTRAGQIFHFFAGECLRTAGEKVPSVRPLVDVEITREPVGVVGLITPWNFPIAIPAWKIAPALACGNTVVFKPAELVPGSAHALCEIIVRAGVPTGVFNLVMGRGSVVGEAMLNSPKVSAISFTGSVPTGRKVAERCITADPIKKVQLEMGGKNPMVVLNDADLKVAVECAVNSAFFSTGQRCTASSRLIVTDGIHDQFVAAMQERMQGLVIDDALKAGTHIGPVVDQSQLDQDLKYIQIGQAEGAKLVAGGELVKREAPGFYLAPALLTEVSNGMRVAREEIFGPVATVTRAKSYDEALELANDTPFGLSSGICTTSLKYASHFKRNSESGMVMVNLPTAGVDYHVPFGGRKGSSYGPREQGHYAQEFYTTVKTAYIFDGNSP from the coding sequence ATGACGAATAATTACATCGCCGGCGAGTGGCTTCCTGCAGCGGAGGCATCCGCAAATATCAACCCATCCAACACCAATGATGTTGTCGGCGAATATGCCCGTGCATCCGCTGCCGAGACTGAGCGCGCAATTGACGCTGCTTACGAAGCTTTTCCGGCTTGGTCGCGCTCCACCATCCAGACCCGGCACGATATTCTCAAGGCCGCGGGCGATGAGATCCACGCCCGCAAGGATGAGCTCGGCCGCCTGCTCTCCCGCGAGGAGGGCAAGACCTTGCCGGAAGGCATCGGCGAGGTCACGCGCGCCGGACAGATCTTCCACTTCTTCGCCGGCGAGTGCCTTCGCACGGCGGGCGAGAAGGTGCCGTCGGTGCGGCCTTTGGTCGATGTGGAGATCACCCGCGAGCCGGTCGGCGTCGTCGGGCTCATCACCCCCTGGAACTTCCCCATCGCGATCCCGGCCTGGAAGATCGCGCCGGCGCTTGCCTGCGGCAACACGGTGGTGTTCAAGCCTGCCGAGCTCGTGCCGGGTTCGGCTCATGCGCTCTGCGAAATCATCGTCCGCGCCGGCGTGCCGACAGGTGTGTTCAACCTGGTCATGGGCCGGGGCTCCGTGGTGGGCGAGGCGATGCTGAACAGCCCCAAGGTGTCCGCTATCTCCTTCACGGGCTCGGTGCCGACAGGGCGCAAGGTCGCCGAGAGGTGCATAACCGCGGATCCGATCAAGAAAGTTCAACTCGAGATGGGCGGCAAGAACCCCATGGTGGTCCTGAACGATGCCGACCTGAAGGTGGCGGTGGAATGCGCTGTGAACAGCGCCTTCTTCTCCACAGGCCAGCGTTGCACGGCTTCGTCGCGCCTGATTGTGACGGATGGCATCCACGACCAATTCGTGGCGGCCATGCAGGAGCGGATGCAGGGGCTCGTCATTGACGATGCCTTGAAGGCCGGCACGCATATCGGTCCCGTCGTCGACCAGAGCCAACTCGACCAGGACTTGAAATATATCCAGATCGGCCAGGCCGAAGGCGCCAAGCTTGTTGCCGGCGGCGAGCTCGTCAAACGCGAGGCTCCCGGCTTCTATCTCGCGCCCGCGCTGCTTACGGAGGTGAGCAACGGGATGCGTGTGGCACGTGAGGAGATTTTCGGACCTGTAGCCACGGTGACCCGAGCGAAGAGCTATGACGAGGCGCTGGAACTCGCCAACGACACGCCATTCGGCCTGTCTTCGGGCATCTGCACCACGAGCCTGAAATACGCCAGCCATTTCAAGCGCAACTCAGAGAGCGGCATGGTGATGGTGAACCTGCCGACGGCGGGCGTGGACTACCACGTGCCATTCGGCGGCCGCAAAGGCTCCAGCTATGGTCCGCGCGAGCAGGGCCACTACGCGCAGGAGTTCTATACCACGGTCAAGACGGCCTACATCTTCGACGGCAACAGTCCTTAA
- a CDS encoding dihydrodipicolinate synthase family protein encodes MPIQKSVLYSGLFPVAPTPFIESGGIDLEGQRRVLDCMIDQEVDGICILANYSEQFLLSDEERRLLVDLCLSHVGGRKPVMVTCSHFSTRIAVERARYATERGASLLMLMPPYHGAGLTVDETSMIEHFARVADAARIPIMVQDAPLSGVVLSVPFLVRLAREVPLVSYFKIEVPFAAAKLRNLIEAGGEAIAGPFDGEEAITMMADLEAGATGTMSSALCPDLLRAVFDHHKAGRSAAAVAAYAKVLPLINYENRQCGLRAAKSVMREGNVIKCEAVRHPLEQIHPKTRAGLVELARGVNPLALSWGR; translated from the coding sequence ATGCCAATCCAAAAAAGCGTGCTCTATAGCGGCCTGTTCCCCGTTGCGCCAACGCCATTTATCGAGTCCGGAGGTATCGATCTTGAGGGGCAGCGACGTGTTTTGGATTGCATGATCGATCAGGAGGTCGACGGAATTTGCATCCTGGCCAACTATTCCGAGCAGTTCCTGTTGTCAGACGAGGAACGCAGATTGCTGGTTGATCTCTGCCTATCGCATGTGGGTGGGCGCAAGCCGGTCATGGTGACATGCAGCCATTTCAGCACGCGTATCGCGGTGGAGCGTGCGCGATATGCGACTGAACGAGGCGCAAGTCTTCTCATGTTGATGCCGCCTTACCACGGCGCAGGTCTCACGGTAGACGAGACCAGCATGATCGAGCATTTCGCTCGTGTTGCCGATGCCGCAAGAATTCCGATCATGGTTCAGGATGCGCCACTCAGTGGCGTCGTGCTCTCGGTACCCTTTCTCGTACGCCTGGCACGGGAAGTGCCGCTGGTTAGCTATTTCAAAATCGAGGTGCCGTTTGCAGCCGCGAAGCTGCGCAACTTGATCGAGGCGGGTGGCGAGGCCATCGCAGGTCCATTTGACGGAGAGGAAGCCATTACCATGATGGCAGATCTCGAAGCTGGCGCGACCGGGACAATGTCGAGCGCGCTTTGCCCCGATTTGTTGCGAGCAGTGTTCGATCATCACAAGGCAGGGCGCAGCGCGGCAGCGGTCGCAGCATATGCAAAAGTGCTGCCGTTGATCAATTACGAGAACCGTCAATGTGGCCTGCGCGCGGCCAAGAGCGTGATGAGAGAAGGCAACGTCATCAAATGTGAGGCTGTGCGGCACCCATTGGAGCAGATTCATCCGAAAACGCGAGCCGGACTGGTTGAGCTTGCGCGCGGAGTCAATCCTTTGGCTCTCTCCTGGGGGCGCTGA
- a CDS encoding LacI family DNA-binding transcriptional regulator, translating into MASDKTARGDRGIIEVAKRAGCSIATVSRVLNRPESVAVDLRGRILQVVEELDYVPNGSARALRSSRSRLIGLIVPTLDAAIFTRMLEGLESRLAPTGASLVHSATGYDLDREFKEVRNLIEKGVDGIVLVGSCHRKETLKLLRDRKVRFAVTYALSEDISIPCMGFDNRTGGALAANYLADLGHKNLAVIAGITRDNDRASGRLEGFLDTAERRGIDRSSIVVVESPYDFGRGRAAVKMILKQNKNVTAIFCGSDVLAGGALRGCKDLGLSVPQDISMIGFDNLDIAEYLSPGLTTVDVPARVMGEQAANYFLADQASLDIHSRVELETRLIVRDSTAPARGRQ; encoded by the coding sequence ATGGCATCAGACAAGACGGCCCGCGGAGATCGCGGCATCATCGAAGTAGCTAAGCGCGCGGGATGTTCTATCGCCACAGTTTCGCGCGTGTTGAATCGACCGGAGAGCGTCGCGGTCGATTTGAGGGGGCGTATCCTCCAGGTGGTTGAGGAACTCGACTACGTACCGAACGGATCTGCGCGCGCGCTACGATCCTCGCGCTCGCGACTGATCGGCTTGATTGTTCCGACATTGGACGCCGCGATCTTCACTCGGATGCTGGAGGGCCTGGAGAGCCGACTAGCGCCCACGGGGGCGTCGCTTGTCCACTCTGCCACGGGTTACGATCTCGACAGAGAATTTAAGGAAGTTCGTAACCTTATTGAGAAGGGCGTTGACGGCATTGTTCTCGTCGGCTCTTGCCATCGAAAAGAGACGCTGAAACTGCTGCGTGATCGCAAGGTCAGGTTTGCTGTTACCTACGCTCTCTCGGAAGATATTTCGATTCCTTGCATGGGTTTTGACAATCGGACCGGCGGGGCGTTGGCAGCAAATTATCTTGCGGACCTCGGTCACAAGAATCTTGCGGTCATTGCTGGAATAACGCGCGACAACGACCGGGCGTCTGGCCGCCTTGAAGGGTTCCTGGACACGGCTGAACGCCGTGGAATAGATCGTTCCAGCATCGTCGTTGTCGAATCGCCCTACGATTTTGGTCGCGGCCGGGCCGCAGTCAAAATGATCCTCAAGCAGAATAAGAATGTAACTGCGATATTTTGCGGGAGCGACGTACTTGCTGGCGGAGCATTACGCGGCTGCAAAGATCTTGGATTGAGCGTACCTCAAGACATATCGATGATTGGTTTTGATAATCTCGATATTGCCGAATATCTCTCTCCTGGGCTTACGACCGTTGACGTCCCGGCTCGTGTGATGGGCGAACAGGCGGCCAATTATTTTCTGGCTGATCAAGCCTCGCTGGACATTCACTCCAGGGTAGAGTTGGAAACGCGATTGATCGTTCGAGACTCAACTGCCCCTGCGAGAGGTCGGCAATGA
- a CDS encoding CoA-transferase — MRAKQRRAGAVPIISARQAASLISNGDCVYFGGSSAGHAVPEAIIDALRDVYSERGSPENLIVVGTVPIGDWLATGLGFNKLSAPGLVRRVVASGLSNCPALGQLALANKIEAYTIPQGVLAQLARENAAGRPGVITKVGLHTFADPRISGCRQSERSKEDMVALVDIQGEEHLLYKTFPIQVAILRGSIADEKGNISLEDEAYVGESMSIAAAARRSGGIVIVQVKRVAASNTLNQREVRIPGVLVDYLVVDPDQRQTYATEYSPAYAGKMRVPDGAIEPLPLDVRKIIARRAALELTPGATVNIGYGISNGIAVVAAEEGIYRSVTLTAEQGVIGGIPAPGMDAGAGTNYDMIAPQPDQFDFYDGGGLDIAFLSSAEVDRHGNVNVSRFGAKIIGPGGFINISQGARKVVFSGTLTAEGLSAKPNDGSLVIANEGMVKKWVKDVNQITFSGSYAKERQQEVVFITERAVFELTPNGLMLTEVAPGISVEKDVLPNIEFDVIVSPDLKLMDARIFKNEPMNLAERFHAGAVQA, encoded by the coding sequence GTGCGAGCGAAGCAACGACGAGCGGGTGCAGTGCCGATTATTTCGGCTAGGCAGGCGGCATCGCTAATATCCAACGGTGACTGCGTTTATTTCGGTGGTTCTAGCGCCGGCCACGCCGTTCCCGAGGCGATCATTGATGCCCTTCGCGACGTCTATTCCGAGCGGGGGTCTCCTGAAAACCTGATCGTGGTGGGCACGGTGCCAATTGGCGACTGGCTCGCGACTGGTCTCGGCTTTAACAAGCTCTCGGCTCCTGGCTTGGTGCGTCGCGTTGTGGCAAGTGGCTTGAGCAATTGTCCAGCGCTTGGACAGTTAGCGCTGGCCAATAAGATCGAGGCCTACACCATTCCCCAGGGAGTCCTTGCGCAACTCGCTCGCGAAAATGCGGCGGGGCGGCCTGGTGTGATCACGAAGGTCGGACTCCACACCTTCGCCGATCCCCGTATCAGCGGCTGCAGGCAGAGTGAGCGCAGCAAGGAGGATATGGTTGCGCTTGTTGACATCCAAGGAGAGGAGCATCTGCTTTACAAGACCTTTCCTATCCAGGTCGCAATCCTGCGAGGAAGCATTGCGGACGAAAAGGGAAATATCTCCCTCGAGGACGAAGCATACGTCGGTGAAAGCATGTCGATCGCGGCCGCAGCTCGGCGCTCGGGCGGTATAGTCATCGTTCAGGTCAAGCGGGTTGCTGCATCGAATACGCTAAATCAACGAGAAGTCAGAATACCTGGAGTTCTGGTCGACTATCTCGTCGTCGATCCCGATCAACGGCAGACTTATGCGACGGAATATAGTCCGGCGTATGCAGGAAAAATGAGGGTGCCGGACGGGGCGATCGAGCCGTTGCCCCTGGATGTGAGAAAGATCATCGCGCGGCGCGCGGCGCTTGAGTTGACGCCCGGCGCGACCGTCAACATCGGCTACGGTATTTCGAATGGAATTGCCGTCGTAGCTGCTGAAGAAGGAATATATCGCTCAGTCACGCTGACGGCGGAGCAGGGGGTGATTGGCGGCATTCCCGCTCCGGGAATGGATGCCGGTGCCGGCACAAACTACGACATGATCGCGCCGCAACCGGATCAGTTCGATTTCTACGACGGCGGCGGGCTGGACATTGCATTCCTGTCATCGGCCGAAGTCGATCGACACGGCAACGTGAATGTCAGTCGCTTCGGCGCCAAGATCATAGGGCCCGGTGGCTTCATCAACATCAGTCAGGGCGCCCGAAAGGTCGTTTTCTCGGGCACTCTCACCGCAGAGGGTCTGAGCGCGAAGCCCAATGACGGCTCCCTCGTTATTGCCAACGAGGGAATGGTCAAGAAGTGGGTCAAGGACGTCAACCAAATTACCTTCAGCGGCAGTTATGCGAAAGAACGTCAACAAGAAGTGGTGTTCATCACCGAGCGCGCTGTATTCGAGCTTACGCCGAACGGTCTGATGCTGACCGAGGTTGCGCCCGGGATATCCGTTGAAAAGGATGTCCTGCCCAATATCGAATTCGACGTCATCGTATCGCCCGACCTGAAACTGATGGATGCGAGGATCTTCAAGAACGAGCCGATGAACTTGGCAGAGCGCTTCCACGCTGGCGCCGTACAGGCATAG
- a CDS encoding enoyl-CoA hydratase/isomerase family protein, with the protein MKFVTRDYDGNVEILTMNRPERRNALGEDILRDLVDSVARAASDKDVNVILLAGNGPGFSAGADLKDFSAGDIEGTFNLNGRLGAFVRSLTLIRKPVVCAVDGFALGGGLMLAASCDVVVTAPATRWHLPEVSLGWLPGFGLNTLAARVGPFVARSLSWSPTAIDGMEAHRLGLADILSHPNETARQVALHYAKGLAAMPPHAVLTTKQFFSTPIAAGAEVMDDLANRYFAQDILHETARANMQRFLPKKGSGV; encoded by the coding sequence ATGAAGTTCGTCACAAGAGACTACGACGGCAACGTCGAGATTCTAACGATGAATAGGCCAGAGCGACGCAACGCTCTCGGCGAGGACATTCTGAGAGATCTGGTTGATTCGGTGGCCAGGGCGGCCAGCGATAAAGACGTCAACGTGATATTGCTTGCAGGAAACGGCCCCGGTTTTTCAGCCGGCGCAGACCTCAAGGACTTTTCTGCAGGCGACATCGAGGGCACCTTCAACCTCAACGGCCGCCTGGGCGCATTTGTTCGCTCCCTTACCCTGATCAGAAAGCCGGTCGTCTGTGCTGTCGATGGGTTTGCCTTGGGCGGCGGCCTTATGCTCGCGGCGTCGTGTGACGTAGTCGTAACGGCTCCGGCAACGCGCTGGCATTTGCCGGAGGTTTCTCTTGGCTGGCTGCCGGGCTTTGGACTCAATACACTAGCCGCACGCGTTGGTCCCTTTGTGGCCCGTTCCTTAAGCTGGAGTCCGACTGCGATCGATGGCATGGAGGCTCATAGGTTAGGGCTGGCTGACATTCTGTCGCATCCAAATGAAACGGCACGCCAAGTTGCGCTCCACTACGCCAAGGGCCTGGCGGCGATGCCGCCGCACGCTGTGCTGACCACCAAACAGTTTTTCTCCACGCCGATCGCCGCCGGAGCTGAGGTCATGGATGACCTGGCAAACCGCTACTTTGCCCAGGATATCCTGCACGAGACCGCACGAGCAAACATGCAACGCTTCCTTCCGAAGAAGGGCAGCGGCGTCTAG